Part of the Marispirochaeta aestuarii genome, TGAAAGACTTCCTTTTGAACCTGAAACCCTTAAAATTCCTGGAGCTCATGTGCATCTTGGAGTTCAACTGGGAGAAGGTCCTTCGACATCCTTAGGTTCTTACTCCATAAAACTAAGAAGCTTTGCTATTAGCAAATATGAAGTCACAAATAAACAGTTTTCTACTTTTGTCCAATCGACAGGTTATGTCACAGATGCTGAGCAATCAGGAGGAGGATTTAGCACCGATGGAAGGGGTCATTGGCAATGGCTACCTTCCGCGCAATGGAGGCATCCATTTTTAAAAAACCGAATTTCCCTACCAGATGATCATCCTGTTGTTATGGTTAGCTGGGATGATGCCATGGCCTATTGTAAGTGGCTCAGCAACATGACGAACAGAAACTACAGGCTGCCCAAAGAAGCGGAATGGGAATACGCAGCACGAGGCGAAGATCATCGTCTATTCCCCTGGACACGTTCTTTTAATGGTGATTTTCACAACTACTGCAATCACGGAAAAAGCCATAAGAAATCTTTAGGTAGAGGTTCTATTCATGACGGGTACCTTCTAACTTCGCCAGTTAATGCATTCCCACGAGGAGTTAGCCCCTTCGGTGTGTGGGACATGTTAGGAAATGTAAAAGAATGGATGGAAGATGATTTCATCTACTATGACGAAAAAAAGAACTCGCAACACGCAAATCAAAAGGAAGAACAATACGGATCTATAACTATTCATGGCATTCCCAAAACACTCCGCGGAACCGGTTTTTACGGAGATCCCCAAGGTTATTTTCTGAATGCAATCGCACGTAACAGTCATGTACATAAAGCTCGTTTTTCAGCCCTTGGTTTCAGGCTCGTTGAAGAATTATAGCTTGCGTGCCAACTTCCAAGGTTATGATAGATTAGCTTACCTTATCTGACAGAAGTTAGGGAGTTAGCCTTTCGGTTAAGTAAATTGCCTTATAGTTTACCGAGTAGTCATCTGTTGCCCCTATCTGTTCTAACCATACAATTGGTAGGGAGTCAGCGTCAGCTGGTAAATATTGAGGAATTTGTACGTAGCGACACTTAGCGTCTTGAGCACTTATGAGCAAGCGCTCTGACGCCCATCCATCCTCGAAATTCCATTCTTTAAGATACACCTTAGCCTCATCGATATAGACCATGAACAGGCTATTTCCCCAGGCAGATAACAGCGGAAACATTTCAACCTGATAGGATGCTTCTACGGTTACCGATGTCGGCCATGAATCCCTCCATTTCTTGTAAGAATGACGTATCTGATAATCTTTTTCTTCTCCCTGAACCTGATCTACCCAGACCACATGAATCCAGCCATCTTGTGTTTGTGTTGTTGAATACTGACGAGTCATATTATCATCCCATATGATGTCGATCGCATCGGTATCAGCACTAAACCCATTGGTATCGTTATCATAACGATATATTTTGATAGTGTTTGGATCTCCAGATGTACCACTCCCCTCATTCCAAGAGACAAGTGCAATTGCCCCGTCAATGATCACTGAACCGATCCGTGACTCTCTTACTGGAGTGAAAATCTCATAAGGGCCATTCCAACTCTCACCATTGTTGGTAGAACGGTAATATTTAACAGCATCTTGATCATCGTTAGCATTTCGAGTAAATATTATAACATCACTCCCAACAGCATTTATATTGCCAGATGTTTGGTCGTTTTGAGTATAAGCATCTATTTCAATCGCAGGATTGAATTCAAGGCTGCCGTTTTTGTTTACAAGGCGAAGATATTCACCTGGATCTCCTCGATTAATAAAGTGGATATTGTCATCTCCATCTCTTGCGATACTTAAATGACGTTCCCAGCCCTGAGAATCACTCCAATTCCAGCTATCCCCGCCATCTGAGGAGTAGTAGGTGTCTAAACCAGAATCGGACTCCATGGCAAGCCAGATTTTTTTCGGATCTAAAGACGATTGGACAATCTTATAACGAGGGATTCCGAGAAGTGAGTCTTTATTAGCACCGGAAGCTTTTATCGTCACAATCTCGGAACTGGGGGGATTAGGGTCAGTGTTAATAGATTCTGAGTCATTCTTTGTATCAGAAAAGCTACAGCCCATTAACAAGAATATAAGAACACAACGCCAGGCATCTTTATAAAAGCTATTCATTATACATCTCCAAGATTTTTATCTCTCTTAGCATTGTTCTCTACAACAGATTTTTCCAGACAATCAACTATTTTCTCTGCAATAACTCTATTATCATAACGCTTCACTATTTTTTGATCTTCACGCGCATACTGTTTTAACTCTTCATAATTGAGATAGGCTGAAACTAACTTCTCAGAAAAAGATTCCAAGTTGTTTTCTGCAAAACTTATAGAACGAAATTCTTTTTTCAAGAAAAGTGTCGCCTCTGTACCAGTAGTTACAATGGGAACTGCCAGACTTAAGGCATCAAAAATTTTTATAGGACGTATTGCCCGAGCCATCTCTTTTTTGTCGTCAATGGGTACTACATAAAGGTCGATTAACTCGGTGAAAAGAGGTGCATCTTGATAGTCTACCTTACCAAATAAAGTAATAGGTAAGTGTTCCTTTTCTTCCAGTAATTTTAGCTCAGGCTCAAGAATCCCTTCCCCTCCTATCAAAAAATAGGATTCAGGAATTTTTTTATGAATGGTCTTTATGAGGGGAATTAGAATATCTTCTATACCTTTAAACGGAGACATATGCCCAAGCCAACCTATAACAAATTTCTGAGATAAAAAGTCAAGCTCATGAGGTCGTTCTTTTTTGAGTGAATGAAAAACTTCAAGGTTAGTACCAAACCAAGTGACCTTTATCTTATCTTGCGGAGCACCATTGTATATGAGTAATTTTCTTAATTCCTCTGTTGGTACTAAAACAAGATCGACACTCCGATAAATAGAGTTCATACACGATTTCAATTTTTTTGGTCTCTTTACCACACCAGAAGCTGTCTTATATTCATAGATAGGATCAACAGGGTCATAGACGAGTTTAATACTAAAAATTTTTAACAGCTTCACATAGAGTCGAAGATAAGTATGGCTACGTTCATTCCATCCAGAGATCCAGAGCATCTTTATGCCATGAATTTTTAATACAACTGCTATATACAAGGGATAGAATAAGTATTTTAGTAATTTGGGTACTTTTTTCTCATTGAGAATTTTACAACTGAAGAATTCTTTGTAAAATCCCTGATTTTCAGTATTGCAAGTAAAGAACCACTTAACTTTATATCCTCGGGAAAGAAGAACGCGCGAAATATAATATTCCCTATAATTACTTGGTATCTTAATAGCCCTGTTAAACACAAAGGCAATCCGTGATATATTATCCTGCATCAGGTTCCTTTTCCTTTTTTAATCCGCTCCCCCATCCCATGAACGCACCAATTCTGCTTCTAGGGCCAACGACCTTGGCGGGATTTCCCGAAAGTACACTGTAAGGCTTGATGAACATCTTACCTACCACAGATTTCGGGAATACTACACAGCCCTCAGGAATAACAGTCCCAGGCTTGATAAAAGAATCTGCACCAATCCAGCAGTCAGCTCCAATAACAACAGGCTTTCCTTCAAACCCCTGTTGTAAAATAGGTATTTCTAAGTCTTTGAAGAGATGGTTAACAGTCCATATTTTGACCCCAGGACCAAAAATAGTGTTTTCCCCTATCTCGATCCCCCCACCAGCCTGAAACATGCAACCAGAGGCAATACCAACATTATCTCCGAGTCGTATTTTATAGGGAAACTTAAATCGGTTACCCGGGTCTATCATTATCGATTTACCAGCAGCAGCAAAAAAGTGGGATACAATCCTATATCGAAAATAGCGACCTAAATAACCAGGCGTCTCGCGAAAAACACTTTCGATATATTCATAAATTCCTCTATGACTAAACAAATCTTTTTTTAGAGACGTGAAAAATCCAAATACTTTAACAGGATTTGACTTAGTTATCAGCCATGGTTTATCTTTCACTTTTTCTCCTAGCTTCAATAGGCCTCGCTTTGTACCCCATCATCCGGATCAACTCGTAATTCCACCCTAAACCCTGTGCAGGTTTCCATCGTTTGACTATTCTTAATTTATTAGGGAAAGAAATAAAAGTGTATAAAAAATACCCCCCCCACTTAAAAAAAGATAGCACCCTCACGACAAGCCAGAATATAATGAAGCGATCATAAAGACGCTCTTCATACATAACCCGCAGCCTTGCTCCTCCTCGTCCACTAGTGAAAGCCCGTTTAATAATACTACTTTTTTGTAGAAGACTCGCCGGAACTCGATGACCAATTTTTATAGAAGGATCGTAAAGAATAGAATACCCTTTTTTTCTAAGAGTATTTAAAAAAGAGGTTTCACTCCCCATTATCCTGTTTTTTGGTCGAGGTCCTATTGTTTCATCGAATCGCATACCTTGGTCAAAGATTTCTTTTCGCATCCATATATTTGTACCTACAGGATTCTTATCGACACTAAAAGATTTTGCTTCTGATCCCAAATCAAGCTTTGAGAAAGCCAGACCCTGAGATGCAAGCACTTTCGCCCAATACGGAATCTCTTGTTCAGGCCATATCAGGAAAACATTACCACCGAACACAGAGTATTCATTCCACTTCCTAACAGAAGCTTTTAGACGAGAAAACAAGTCTCTCGGAAATGTCACATCATCATCAGTAAAAAAAACAACATCACCAAGCTCAAGTTTATCCAGAGCGCAGTTAAGGGCACAGTTTTTCCCTTGCTTCCTTTCAAATATATATGAAATAGGTAGCTTTGCGGAGAATCTCTCAATAACAGAAATGGTAGAGTCAGTACTATTGTTATTTATAATCGCGACCTCAACTCTGTGACCAGAAAAATCAACGACGCTGAGGGATTCTAGTGTTTTCTCAAGCATATCACTATTATTATAGGTAGGTATAAGCATAGTAACATCAATCAAAAATAACTCCTTTTTCGCTTTTTCGAGCTACAAGCAGAATAGAAGATCCAAGGAGAACATCAAAAATATGCAGACTTATTTTTGAGAAAGCATGTGCTCTTCCCTTCATGAGGTATTTTCTCCGTGTTATGTGATAATCGCTCTGTACAAGCCATTTTTTTACTTTCCCGTAATCCGTTAAACGAAATGCTGAATTTATCTTTTTGGCTTCTGTTCCAAGTTTTTTCAGAATTTTTCTATACTTCAAATTTTTTCTATTTAAAGAAATAATAAAAAGCTGGCCATCTTTATCAAGGAATTTCTTTAGTCCATATAGTAAACCGGTAGGATTTTCTATATATTCTAATACATACCGCACTAAAATAATATCAAATTTTCTGTTTTTCAATACTGTCTCGGCTTTATTCATATCGGCTGAAAGGACCTCTATACCTTTCATCCTGCTGCTAATACCAATTAAGTCATCGACTGGAATCGCAGTGACTGTCTTGCCTTTTTTTATTAACTGTGCTTCAAACTCACCTGAACCACAGCCAACAGAAAGAACTCTTTTTCCGGGAACGTCGATATTTTTTTCAGGTAACTCTTGAAGCTTTTCATAAATTAACTTATCAAAGTACCAAGTCTCTTTTAGTGCACCAGGATTAAAAAAAGATTTAAGTTTTACTTTATTGCTTCTCAACAAATCTAACTGTGCTGAAAATTCATCAAATGGAATGCCAAGTTTTCCGATATATATGTCCGGCAGATGATGTAGTAGACAGTCGTCGATTTCTGATATACAGATCATTTTATTAAAACCACACTGAGTATAAGGATCGGTCGCGGCTGAACATAGTAGATCATATTTTCCTGCATGTGGAGGAACCATAAATCCCTTCGATCGAATTGCACTCTTAAGTTGTTTGCGTGTTAGCATAAACGAGGCAGAGTGCAGGTTAGAAAAGTAAGCAAAGGAATATGGTCCTACTTGCAATACTGAATCGATATCCCAGTAAAAATGAGAATGTACTGAAGAAATATATTTTTTTTTATCCGAACTTTCTTCATACCTTAAAAAACCTGGGATATATGCATCTGGTAGATATTCATTCCATATCATAAAGGAATCTACATGCCGTTCTTCGATCAATGTATCGTCTTCTGAATAGATAAAAAGATCGTATTCATCTTGTTGTCTAAAAAATATCTCTTTGTGTCTAAAAGGCAAACTCCAAGGATTTTTTGAAGGTAGACCTATACAGACTCTAATATCCGGTGCGTAATTTTTTGCGATATTCGACATGATTACAATCTCTACATCATGCCGCATTCGCCTGTAAGACTCTATTAAAAGTTTCACATAATGATCGTTTTTACTACCATAATTTGCTATGGCTACTAATATTTTTAATTTATTCTTCATCACATTTTTCTCAGTTTTCGATATTTTCTTTCGAAAAGTTTTTTTAGGTCCTCTTTATCATTGGACATGAGACAGAACTTCAGAAGAACAAAAACGTACACTCCAAGACCTATCAGTGTCTCAATTCCTAAAAGAAACCAACTGTCTGGTGTTTTCAACACCTTGAGGAACAATAGGAACATAAAGCTTATCACTGCTGGCATATTCCCAGGAATAATTGTTTCGTGAATCCACTGCTTATATCCGAGGTGAGCAAGCTTCAAGCCCAAAGGTATTTCTAAGAAAGGTTTTATAAAAATAAATACTAATGCTGTCGATAGAGCAGAACCAAAAGCTCCTAATTGTTTATATCCCACCAGGTAAAGAGTCAACAGTAGATTGATAATCTGCATAAATATAGACCTTAAGGCCACCGGTTTTATCTGCCCTGATGCTACAGCAATTTTATGTGTCATACGGATACCTAAGGTTAAAATCTCAGACCCAAGTATTAATAGAGAAACTGTTCCAGCAAGAAGATATTTTTCACCCACATACAATCGCATAAACTCTTGATTAAAAACCATGACAGGGATACTAAAAAATAATACAGCCCAAGTAGCATACCTTCCGAACCGTGTGAAAGTCCTTCGTATCTTTTCAAAGTCTTTAGATACATATAATGAGGTAAGACCAGGCATGATTGGCTCAGTGATCAATAAAAGGGCATCCTCAATTTGTTTCTGAAAAAGAAAGCCAAGATGAAATGAGGTTACGTCAAAGGGTGTTGCGAATTTATTGAGAATTATGGGATCCGCACTAGTTCTTATACGATTAGCAATCCGTCCCACAAAAGCCCAACCTCCATAAGAAAGTAGTTTTTTTCCTCTTTCCCAAGAAAATGAGTTAAATGAAAATCTTAGCTCGGGTAAAGCCTTTTTTGAGAAAAATACTGTCAATGACAATCTTATTATATTCGCAGTTTCCATAGAAACAACAACCCAAAGCACTCTATTACTTATCCTGGTAAGCAAGAAAAAAAGAAGCAGAGCACGAAAAATTGTAGTTAGTACATTGAAAACATTTATAAGAATGAATTTTTGTTTAACAAAAAGACCTACAGTAAATGGCATCAATGCTAATTGTAGACAAAATGAGAAAACCATAATGCCAAACATTATTTTTGCATCCAATACAAACTGGCTTTTTATATTTAGTATGATATTTACATGCAATGAGAAAAACAGACCCGCAACAAAAAGAACCGTAGCTACCGATACCTGGAGGATAACCATGGTACTGGTCATCTCTTTCACACCATCGATATCATTAAGTGAATATGCTTCGGTGATATATCTGGCAACTCCACTAGTTAAAATTGTTCGTACGATTGTAACGAGCATCATAACCGATAAGACGACTGGGTAAATACTGTACTCAGCCGCACTTATTCTACGCAGCAAATACTGTTGAAGCCAAATTAGTATTATGAGATTGATTCCTCTGGCTATCACCGCACTCAAAGAGTTGAAAGCAAGAAGTTTTTTATTAAATTGAATTATATTATTTGATTTTTTCGTAATTTTTCTTCCTTCCTATGATGAATAACAAATCTAAACAATATTTTTCTAATATAGAAGTAAACGAAAGTACTATAAGACTTATCAGATAGAAATGAAAAAGGGGCATATCCTTCTGATGACGATAAAACCAACAGAAGGAGTAACGTATGCCCCACAACAAATATATCCCCTTTCAGTGGGAAGGCTTATTCCATCCATATTTTATTACCCGCACAACAGTACCTATAATAATTCTTAGACGTGTTCTTAAGTCCAATTGTTTCCATGCTTTTCTTAATGGAACACCTTTAAATCGTGTTACAGGGATACCTAATAACTTTAAAACAAAAAGTCTTCCCCAGATAGCGCATCGTCGGTTGATAATACCGGAATCAGTTCCCTGAGATCGAAGTATTTCATCCTTTTTAATTTCTCTTAGGACGAGATAACCATCTTTTATTGCATCCTCTACGATAGAACATCCTTTCTTTGTTCTGGCGACAACAATGGAAAGGCCTAGGTTGCCATCATGCTTATATAAATGCCATGCATCGCCACATGCAATGTCAGCAAGATCACCCATACCATCTGCACACAGCCTACATCGCAACCCTCTAGAAGCTTGAAGTATATGCCAAGATTCTGCATATGAATATAAATTGTAATTCTGTAAATCTTTTGTTTTTATTCTAAACTCACCTGGCCAGCCATTACCCCTATAATGTACTTCTTGAAGATTTTCCATCCTACCATCCATAAAATCATTTACCAGGTCAAACGCACTCTTGGTAGCAGGCACTCCTGCACAAAAAAAAGACAAAACTAAAGGTATACATTCTAATAATTCTGGCTGTTGTTTTATTGTCAGCGCCAATGCGGCTACGTCACAAGGTTTACCTACAAAAACATATTTTTTTTTATTTTCTCTTATAACTGAGAAATGTTCACATGGCGATGAAGGTGCATAACGAGATCCTGCCTTCTGTAAGATTTCAACAGAAGACTGACTGATTACATTACAGTTTTTCCAAGGTTCTGCAGCATCCATACCTGTATGCGCTACATAATCAATAAGATCATTTTCGAGACAGTATGTTGAAATAGCAGTTATTATACCTCCGGAAGAACCGATCCTCCGAACATCCTGATTTGCTGCATGTCCAATCCAAGCCTTAACAACCGGCCCTACCAAAGGATCAACAGAGATTTTGTTAACCTGTGCTGGTACACATATTCCCGGACATACCTTAAGAGACTTCTTGTTTTCTTCTGGAGTTAGATCTCTTAACAAAGCTGGGCGTAACCCCTCCTCTGGATAGTCAATCATAATAGCAACATCGCTTCCTAATATATGAGTGCATGCACCACAACCGATACAAAGCCGGTTATTAATTACATCTAATAGTGTATTACAGTTCCGCATAATTCCTCAACTTTTGTTCATCTACTTCTTGTTTAATATTTCCTACTAGACCAAGAAATGAGAAAAAGAAAAACAATATCTGTCCAAAATACGAGACTCCGACGAAAGAAACAGCATGTGTAAAAATAACAGCGAACAAAGACCATATATATATTTTTTTATTCGTTTCAACAGTACTTCTATATGATATCACAAGGATCTTGAAACTGTTTAAAAGAATCAAAATAAACAATACCAAAGTGATTATTCCACCTCGAACTCCTTGAAGAATATACATATTTGTAATATCTTGTAATCCCCATCCCCAATGTGCTGTTGATCTTATTCCAAATATCATCCACTCATTTAAATTTGTTACAGCTCTATCTATTAATAAATACCTATGATATCCTGTAGATCCACCTGTTATATCGATTCTAGATAACAAATGCCAGACAGGAGCATCCATAAAATAATTTAATGCGATTATACAAATAACTCCTATAACTATAATATCTTTTAATCTATTTTGATATTTTCGCAATGAAACTGCAAATAAACCAGCCATTAAAGAGAGTATTGGCCCACTTGAACCCGAGGCAAATGTTATAAATATTCCTGCTAATAAACTGACCCAAATGATTCTATTTCCACGATTGAATTTACTTTTCAGTAATCCGTATGAGAACGTGAAAATTGTTGCACCATATGTACCAAATAAAATAGCATGTGAGAATGAACTCTGAACCCTCACCTGTCCATTACGAATCCATACTACTTCTCGAACACCGCCCAATGCACCAAAAGGATTTATATGTGTAATATATTCATAAGCAGCAAAAAAAGCCAATATAGAAGTGAACATTAAAAGTGATTTACCGAAGATTTTTAGCTGCGTCCTTGACCTTGTATAGATCCGTACAACAAGATAAGCCCCTAAGGAATCAATACTGTAGCCGATTCTATTAAGTAAAGCTGAAATACTTGTCCACAGGAATGTATAAGCTACCATGAGCACAATAATGTACATCACTATCAACACATCAAAATTAGTAATAACAAAACCAGAATATTCATTCCTTATAATTTTTCGAATGAAAATGCAAATTATAAGTATTCTTAGATATGGAAAGTCAATACCATAGACGACAATGCGTTGTCTCGCAGCAACAAATAAACCAACAAATATCAGTCCTACGATCACATAGTTTTTATCAGAAAAAAATACCCATATTATTGATGATAACAATATAAAAATTGTAATAGGATGAGTAATAGTCTCATTATAGCTATACCAGTTTATTTGTCTCATCGAATATATTTCAACTCTTTCTGAGAACACGCTCGATTTGATCTTTACTTTTATCCAAGAAATCAGGTATTATTTTCTCTAAATACCTTTTTGTTTTTTCACGGTTCCTATAAGAATCTATCACAAGTTTCATAACATTTTTATTTTCTTCATATATACGTAAGTCTATAACACACTTATCTGCGCCACATATTTCAAATACGCCCTTAGCTTTATCGCTGTAAGATAATGATGCTGTTGGTACCTTTGACGAAATAGATGCAATTGTCGAATGCATCCGAGCACCACAGAACCAATTCAATTGAGCAATCACCCATTTTACTTCATTTTGATTGTAGTTTACATCGACCAATTTTACTCTATTTCTATCTGAAGCTTTCACTTTTTGATAAGTTTCATAACATGCACTTGAATCAGAAGTCTCATCATCCTCATTACCCAACACATGGGATATTAAATAAATATTCACGGCTGTATTAGAAAGGAACCAATCTATTATTTCATCCATTATTTCTTCATAATGTATTTTTATTTTGAAGTCTTTATAATTTTTTGATCGATTATACAGCAAACCATTTATATTAATTCCTATATTATTTTTTTTATTTTTTCCTTCCAGACACTGAACCAGGTGACTATTTTGGGGTTTTATCGCTGGTAGTTGAAATGCAAGATCCGCTCCTATATGAATCTTTTCTAAAACTTCACTGCCAATATTCAAATTTTTTATAACTTCTACACTTAATCTATCACGTGTCCAAATGCAGCTAGCTTTTTCCATAATCCTTTTTGCTTCTTTTCGTGCATAAATACTTTTAAATGGTCCATAAGTCTGTGGCAGTAGGATTAAAGGTGTTTTCATTCTCAAAACTATCTTCTTTCTTAAGAGTGTAGCCTTAAATCTTTTTGCACCATACATATCGGTGAAGCTATCTCCACCTGTGATATCCAATACAAAATCAGCATTTTTTATATTTTTAACACATTTATTGTAAAGTCCACCGAAAAAGCTACAAAAAGTCATATTCCATAAATTGTCTGGCCTTAGGAACCTTTTCGAGTAAAAGCTTCCATACGTTTCTAACTCTATCACCCTTCCATCAATAATGACATACTCAGTTCTCCATCCTTTAGTGAAACATAGCATAGTTATTTTAGCATCGGGATATATTCTTGCAATCCCAGCCAGTATTGAATATCCTAGTGCAGACACACCCAAATTTCCAGTGTCAAATGAAGCACCCATTATCACTATATTCATAATATTTGTATGTTACTTTCCTTTTATCGGAAATTCTTTTTTAACCTTTCGCGTAATCGTTTAGGAATTTTTTTGGTCCAATTACGTCCATTTTTGCAGTATGAAACATCCAAAAGTTCGGGCCACATAAAATCGACTAATGATACTAAAAAATCATTTTTTAAAAATTCATTCACATTTATACTGGACACTATTTCTAGGATTAGTCGATTATTAAAAGGTGATAGTGACTCATAAAACAGTTGCGAGCCTGTTTCCCCAGGACTCATCCATCTTGATCGTTGTTCAAGATACATAAGATTATATGCTGTAATCGGTGAAACATCAGGAAGAGATTGAAACCATCTGTTCACTGCATACTTTATTTTCACTGGCCTGTTATAAAACTCCTTTAGTAGACTCTCTATTTTCACATTTTTAGGTTTTTTTCTATGCCAGTAAAAGCTTTTACATATTGCACCTAGATTACCATTCACGTGAACTGTATTATGTCCAGATAACAAATTGCATGTAGAGACAATCTCTCTTCTTTTTCCTATCGACATAAATGAACTATTTTGATCATATAATTTCAATAGCCACTTTTCAGGCCTAAGGATTGGATAAACCTTGTGATTCAAATTGAAAGTATCTGCCAATCTTTTGCTTAAAACGTAATCACAGTTTTTTAGATCTTTATCAGCAATAGTAAAATAATGGAGACTATTTTTAATGTTTCGTGATGCGGATAGATTAACTCTAGTATCTTTACCACCTGTCAATGAAACTATTAAGTCCCATTCCTTAGAAGCATATTCAAGAGTATTTCTAAGAATTTTAGAAACTTTTTCTAATGCATCAGAGTAGGAAATATTCTGTGTTGATTTCTTAGGCCAAAACCTTTCTATAACGCCAGTCGTTAAATTCAATTTATGATTTGCCATTAGTGCTCTGATATTTTTATATGGCGTTAAATCACCAGGATACCATTCATCTGACGATCCAAAAGGAAAACATGAATCCAAATCTTTGTCTCTTTCTACATTTTTTGATATTAACAAAGGAGTGGATGCAACTGAATAAGAAGAATAATACACCCCTCTGAGAGCCGCAGGATCGGTAAAAATGCTAATCGATTCGGATTCACATAAAACTATTACATACGACCCAGATAAGAACTCACAAAAATCATCAATTTCGTTTCCTATATCCAAAGATTTCTTAATGAAATTAGTGGATTCTAAGAGAGTGTCTAAATGAGGAACTAGTAAAATACCTAATATAATTATCCGCTTAACTTTTGGTTCACTTATATTTATCATCCGGACATTCAGATCCGGATGATAATATAAAACAAAATCTTTCGATAGTACTACATTATTCCAATTTTTATAGTAAAAATCACTATTCTTTCTAAGGATAACCCATTGTCTTCTGAATTTATATTTATTCTGTGAAAATGAGGTTATGGTCATAAAGTCACCAATAATTCTCGGCTTACAAATACTCAATAATTGTTGCGATATTCATTCCACATATCAGTCACAAAATCAGAATTACCACATTGATAATCTTCAGGATCAGCTGAGCTGTAAAGCGATTTAATATAACTCCCAGACTCTCTCATCCATCGATCTAAATAATCAAAATATGCAGG contains:
- a CDS encoding formylglycine-generating enzyme family protein, producing the protein MSFLKKNNSISITVYPHTEIFIRNKVKRVKNGKISILLKNGVYLCRYKCPGKPSFTRLLFLNNLKDEISFDYRLLQDMSEHHYNVKVHNPERLPFEPETLKIPGAHVHLGVQLGEGPSTSLGSYSIKLRSFAISKYEVTNKQFSTFVQSTGYVTDAEQSGGGFSTDGRGHWQWLPSAQWRHPFLKNRISLPDDHPVVMVSWDDAMAYCKWLSNMTNRNYRLPKEAEWEYAARGEDHRLFPWTRSFNGDFHNYCNHGKSHKKSLGRGSIHDGYLLTSPVNAFPRGVSPFGVWDMLGNVKEWMEDDFIYYDEKKNSQHANQKEEQYGSITIHGIPKTLRGTGFYGDPQGYFLNAIARNSHVHKARFSALGFRLVEEL
- a CDS encoding glycosyltransferase, whose translation is MQDNISRIAFVFNRAIKIPSNYREYYISRVLLSRGYKVKWFFTCNTENQGFYKEFFSCKILNEKKVPKLLKYLFYPLYIAVVLKIHGIKMLWISGWNERSHTYLRLYVKLLKIFSIKLVYDPVDPIYEYKTASGVVKRPKKLKSCMNSIYRSVDLVLVPTEELRKLLIYNGAPQDKIKVTWFGTNLEVFHSLKKERPHELDFLSQKFVIGWLGHMSPFKGIEDILIPLIKTIHKKIPESYFLIGGEGILEPELKLLEEKEHLPITLFGKVDYQDAPLFTELIDLYVVPIDDKKEMARAIRPIKIFDALSLAVPIVTTGTEATLFLKKEFRSISFAENNLESFSEKLVSAYLNYEELKQYAREDQKIVKRYDNRVIAEKIVDCLEKSVVENNAKRDKNLGDV
- a CDS encoding acyltransferase, whose product is MKDKPWLITKSNPVKVFGFFTSLKKDLFSHRGIYEYIESVFRETPGYLGRYFRYRIVSHFFAAAGKSIMIDPGNRFKFPYKIRLGDNVGIASGCMFQAGGGIEIGENTIFGPGVKIWTVNHLFKDLEIPILQQGFEGKPVVIGADCWIGADSFIKPGTVIPEGCVVFPKSVVGKMFIKPYSVLSGNPAKVVGPRSRIGAFMGWGSGLKKEKEPDAG
- a CDS encoding glycosyltransferase, which encodes MIDVTMLIPTYNNSDMLEKTLESLSVVDFSGHRVEVAIINNNSTDSTISVIERFSAKLPISYIFERKQGKNCALNCALDKLELGDVVFFTDDDVTFPRDLFSRLKASVRKWNEYSVFGGNVFLIWPEQEIPYWAKVLASQGLAFSKLDLGSEAKSFSVDKNPVGTNIWMRKEIFDQGMRFDETIGPRPKNRIMGSETSFLNTLRKKGYSILYDPSIKIGHRVPASLLQKSSIIKRAFTSGRGGARLRVMYEERLYDRFIIFWLVVRVLSFFKWGGYFLYTFISFPNKLRIVKRWKPAQGLGWNYELIRMMGYKARPIEARRKSER
- a CDS encoding class I SAM-dependent methyltransferase, translated to MKNKLKILVAIANYGSKNDHYVKLLIESYRRMRHDVEIVIMSNIAKNYAPDIRVCIGLPSKNPWSLPFRHKEIFFRQQDEYDLFIYSEDDTLIEERHVDSFMIWNEYLPDAYIPGFLRYEESSDKKKYISSVHSHFYWDIDSVLQVGPYSFAYFSNLHSASFMLTRKQLKSAIRSKGFMVPPHAGKYDLLCSAATDPYTQCGFNKMICISEIDDCLLHHLPDIYIGKLGIPFDEFSAQLDLLRSNKVKLKSFFNPGALKETWYFDKLIYEKLQELPEKNIDVPGKRVLSVGCGSGEFEAQLIKKGKTVTAIPVDDLIGISSRMKGIEVLSADMNKAETVLKNRKFDIILVRYVLEYIENPTGLLYGLKKFLDKDGQLFIISLNRKNLKYRKILKKLGTEAKKINSAFRLTDYGKVKKWLVQSDYHITRRKYLMKGRAHAFSKISLHIFDVLLGSSILLVARKSEKGVIFD
- a CDS encoding lipopolysaccharide biosynthesis protein; protein product: MSAVIARGINLIILIWLQQYLLRRISAAEYSIYPVVLSVMMLVTIVRTILTSGVARYITEAYSLNDIDGVKEMTSTMVILQVSVATVLFVAGLFFSLHVNIILNIKSQFVLDAKIMFGIMVFSFCLQLALMPFTVGLFVKQKFILINVFNVLTTIFRALLLFFLLTRISNRVLWVVVSMETANIIRLSLTVFFSKKALPELRFSFNSFSWERGKKLLSYGGWAFVGRIANRIRTSADPIILNKFATPFDVTSFHLGFLFQKQIEDALLLITEPIMPGLTSLYVSKDFEKIRRTFTRFGRYATWAVLFFSIPVMVFNQEFMRLYVGEKYLLAGTVSLLILGSEILTLGIRMTHKIAVASGQIKPVALRSIFMQIINLLLTLYLVGYKQLGAFGSALSTALVFIFIKPFLEIPLGLKLAHLGYKQWIHETIIPGNMPAVISFMFLLFLKVLKTPDSWFLLGIETLIGLGVYVFVLLKFCLMSNDKEDLKKLFERKYRKLRKM